The genomic region GGACGCGCGCTGTGCTCGGCCAGCAAAGCTGTTCATGTCTGGTCGAGCCTTGGACGTGTAGACCGATGACCGGGTCGCGAGTTGGGGATGACGGATATGAGATATCTGGTTTTGGCGGCAGCGCTTGTCACCGCGCCGGGCGCGGCGCTTGCGCAAATGTCTGAGCTTTCTGTTGAGATTGTCGAGCATTTTGAGGACCGGACAATCAGGATCGTCGAGCATTTCGAAGATGAAAGCTGGCAGGTGGTGGGCGAATGTTCGTCCTCGCCGACCGAATCGATCAAGATCGTCGAGCATTTTGAGGATCTGCAGGTCAGGATCGTTGACCATTTCCCCGACAGGACTGTGTGCATAGCCGATGCGGACGAGCTGGACGAAGATACGCGCCGCATGCTGCACCTGACAGACTGACAGGTCTGTTTCCCGTAAAAACCGGCTGGAATGCGGGATCGATATGGGGCAGGGGAAGGGAATGAGCGACGCTGTGACTGCCCCATCGGGTATCGAGAGGATTGACGCATCGGACCTTGGTGGTCGGCGGATGCGCTATTTTGATTTTGTGATGGTGGCCTTTGTCGTCATCCTCCTGCTCTCCAATGTGATCGGTGCGGGGAAGGTCGCCAATGTCGATCTGCCGCTGATCGGTGCCTATGCGTTCGGCGCTGGTATCCTCTTCTTCCCGCTCTCCTATGTGATCGGCGATGTGCTGACCGAGGTTTATGGCTATGCCCGGGCGCGGCGCTGCATCTGGGCTGGCTTTGTCGCGATGCTGTTCATGGCGCTGATGGCAACGATCGTCGTTGCCATGCCGCCCGATGAGAGCTGGACCGGCCAGGCGGCGTACGAGCAAGTATTCGGCCAGGTACCGCGCATCGTCTTTGCCTCGATCATCGCCTTCTGGGCGGGCGAGTTTGTGAACAGCTATGTGATGGCGCGGATGAAGGTCTGGACCCAGGGCAAGCATCTCTGGTCACGGACAATCGGTTCGACAGTGTTCGGCCAGGGTGTCGACAGCCTGATCTTCTACCCGCTCGCGTTCTGGGGCGTCTGGACCAACGAGCTGGTGATCACGGTAATGATCACCAACTGGCTCTTGAAGGTGGCCTGGGAAGCGCTGCTGACACCGGTTACCTATGTGGTGGTCGGCTGGCTCAAGCGACGCGAGGGTTTGGATGTGTATGACGCACACACCGGCTTCACCCCATTCAAGACGAGTATCTGATGAGCATCTTCCAGGATTTCAAAATCCTGTTGCTTGATACATTCGGGCTCTCGAAAGATGCGCTCCATGTTTATGTCGGGCTGGTCATCTTTTTTGGGACGGCGCTGATATTCCGCCTGCCGCTGCGCGATTTTCGCCCCGTACTCGCCGTCTTGCTGGCGGCATGCGCGGGCGAGTTATGGGATATCTATGACACCGAAGCGATCGGTGCGCAGCAAGTCTATGCGGGCAACTGGCACGATATCTGGAATACGATGTTCTGGCCGACGGCGATCATGCTGCTGGCCCGCTTTACGGGAATTGTGAAGCGCTAACCCAGCGCCTCGACGAGGCCGTCAAACATCCGCTTGCCGTCGCTGCCGCCATGGGCAGCTTCGATCATGCGTTCGGGGTGCGGCATCATGCCGAGGACATTGCCGGCTTCATTGACGATGCCGGCGATATCACGCGCTGATCCGTTGACGGTTTCGCCATAGCGAAAGGCGACCCGGCCATCGCCTTCGAGCCGATCGAGCGTTGCATCATCGGCGAAATAATTGCCATCATGATGGGCGACCGGAATGGTGATCGCTTCGTCCGCCTGATAGTGGCTCGTAAACGCTGTCTGGCTTGAGGAAACGGTGAGCGCGACATCGCGGCAGACAAAATCGATACCTGCATTACGGAGCAGAGCGCCGGGCAAAAGGCCTGCCTCGGTGAGCAGCTGGAAACCGTTGCACACGCCGAGTACGGCGACGCCGCGATCGGCGGCTGCCTTGACTTCGCGCATGATCGGCGAGTTTGCGCCAATCGCGCCTGAGCGCAGATAGTCGCCATAGGAAAAACCACCGGGCAAGGCGATCAGGCCAAGCCCGTCAGGCAATTCGGTTTCGCGGTGCCAGACCATATGGGGCTTGGCGCCGGTCGCATCTTCGAGCGCGACCGCCATATCGCGATCGCAATTGGATCCGGGGAAGACGATGACCGCGCTTTGCATCAGGCCGCGTCCCGCTCAATCTCGAAATTCTCGATCACCATATTGGCGAGCAGCTTGCGACACATCGCCTCGATATCGGCATCGGATACAGTGTCATCGAGATCGAGCTCGATCAGCTTGCCTTGGCGGACATCATTGACGCCATCGAACCCGAGGGTTTCAAGCGCATGGTGAATGGCCTTGCCTTGAGGGTCGAGAACGCCGTTTTTCAGCGTCACATGGATACGGGTTTTCACGGGCCGATCTCCTGACGGGCGAGAGTCGCGCGCTCTATGCTGCGATCTGCGGGTGGTTGCAAGAGGCACGGAGCCCGGAAATGTTAACGGCGCCGCTCTTGCCGTATCGCACAGGTGTCCGCCAATCCCTGCCAAATCCCTGCCAAATCCCTGCCAAATTCCTGACAGCGCGTTAACCCAATTTCAAAACCTTTGCGGCTACCCATCAACCCGTCGAGCTTTAGCTGCGGCGTGTGTGCGTTTTTTGCCCTGGAGAAGAACCATTATGGTTTTAGTGTCTTTGGCTATGTTTATCGGGTTGTTTGCTTTTGGCAGCGAGATGCTCGGCTATCGCGATCCCAACGGGATGGTGCAGCTGGCGCTCACCGCTACCTTCATATTCGGTATCATTTGCGGCAATAAAATCGGCCGCTAAGCCCTATTTACCGCGCTTTTTCCGATGCTGCTCGAGATCGAGCACCTCATTTTCTGCGTCTTCCGGCAACAGGCCCAGACGGCGAGCGACTTCCTGATAGGCTTCGACTTCACCGCCCAGATCGCGGCGGAACCGATCCTTGTCCAGCTTCTCATCAGAATCGAAATCCCAGAGGCGGCACCCATCGGGACTGATTTCGTCGGCCAGCAATAGCCGCGAATAGTCGCCATCCCAGATCCGTCCGAATTCCAGTTTGAAATCGACCAATCGGATATTGATGCCGGCAAACATACCGCACATGAAATCATTTACGCGGATCGCCATCTCGGCAATCTCGTTCATCTCATCCGGGCTCGCCCAGCCGAAACAGGCGATATGCTCTTCGGCGATCAGCGGATCGCCCAGCGCATCATCCTTGTAGCAATATTCGATCAGCGTGCGGGGCAGGGGGGTGCCCTCTTCAACGCCCAGCCGCTTGGTCAGCGATCCGGCCGCCACATTGCGGACGATCACTTCGATCGGAACGATCTCCACCTGGCGAACCAGTTGCTCGCGCATGTTGAGGCGACGGATGAAATGATGGGGAACCCCGATATGACCGAGGCGCGTAAAGATATGCTCGGAAATCCGATTGTTGAGCACGCCCTTGCCGTTGATCGTGCCCTTTTTCTGATTGTTGAACGCGGTCGCGTCATCCTTGAAATATTGGATGATCGTCCCGGGCTCCGGGCCTTCATACAGGATCTTGGCCTTGCCTTCATAGATTTGGCGACGGCGGGTCATTGGCGTGACTCCCAAAAAATAAACGCGCCCCGGAAGCGGCGAAAGAGCACGCGGTCCGAGGCGAGGCAAAGACTATAGCGAATGTCGCAAGTCTGCGCAATCTGTGTGGGGATGGCACGGGGCGTAGGGGTGCGCCCCGTGCCGACAGGGTCAGGCAGCGCCCACAGGTGTCACGGTAAGCAGGATCGATGTCCCGCTGACCATCAGTGCTGCGACCATGATGGCGCTGCGGAAACCCGCATCACGCACTTTGTGCAGCAAGGCCTGTCGGGCGGTTTCGATGCCCTTGGCGCAATCTTCCGTAATCCGCGTCAGCGTGTCGCCTGCGGAGTCATGATGGGCATTCCAAACCCGGCAATCCAGTTCGTCTCGCATCTCAAATCTCCTTATGAGCGGTTATCGTTCAAGGAGGATTTAGGCCTGTTATTGAATAAACCCCAACTAATCTCTCGACATCAACTATAAGCTGAGCTTATGGGTAGCTTATGCGCGATCTGCCGCCTCTTGCTGCCATCCGGGTGTTCGAAGCCGCTGCCCGGCATGAAAATTTCACAACCGCAGCCGAAGAGCTGGGGATGAGCCAGGCGGCGGTCAGTTATCAGATCAAATCGCTCGAAGCCTGGCTCGGCCTGCCACTGTTCCGGCGGGAGCGGGGCCGGGTGATGCTGAGCGAAGATGCGGTGCCTCTGGCGACACAAACGAGCGCGGCATTTGATCTCCTCAATGAAGCGGTGGCGCGGATCCGGGAAGAGGATGAGTCCATGCTGACGATCAGCAGCTATGGTACCTTTTCCAATCGCTGGCTGGCACCGCGGCTCGGTCAGTTTCAGCTGGACCAATCGGATCTTGCAGTGCGGCTGGACGTCAATGACGGGCTTGTCGATTTCGCACGCGACGATGCCGATGTGGCGATCCGGATCGGCCGCGGCGATTGGCCGGGCCTCTACAGTCGCTTCCTGATGCGCGTCCAATATGCGCCGATGGCGAGCCCGGGTTTCGTCAAACAATTCGGCCCGTTCGATGGCCCGGAAAGCATCATGGCGTCCCGCATCCTCAGCCCGGACGATCGCTGGTGGATCAACTGGTCGCGCCATTTCGGCATTCCCGATACGCCGCCATCGCCAGCCATCCGGCTCGATTCCCAGATGATCGAGGGCAGCGCGGCGCTCGCCGGGCAGGGGATAGCGATGCTCGACCTCGCCCTGTGGAATAATGAGCTGACCGATGGGCGTCTCGTGCGACTGGGTCCGGCGATATATGGCAATTCCAGCGTCTGGGTCGTGTGCCCGGATCATCTACGCAACCAGTCCAAGATCAAACTGTTTCGTGATTGGCTGATTGCCGAAGCGAAAGCGCATCCCTTGCGATCGATCATCCGGCTCGATCCCGGCGACCCAAGACGCGAAGTTGCACTGCCCGATTAGGCTGGCATGATCGCACCAAGGGAGAGGATGATGGACTTCAGCGATATCGATACCGTGATCAAGGCGCTCTACACGGCCATATCCGGTCCGCCCGGTGGGCAGGATTGGGAGCTGGAGAAGCAGCTTTATCATGCAGACGCCCGGCTGGTTCGCACGCGCGTCGCCGAGGATGGCAGCCCGCTCTTATTCTCCTTCGATGTCGATAGCTTTGTCGAGGCGACCGCGCCGATGCTGGCCGACCAGCATTTCTACGAGATCGAAACCCGCCGAAAACTCTACCGCTTCGGCAATATCGCCCAGGCATTCAGCGAATATGAAGCGCGCGATGCTGCAGAAGGCGGAACGCTGTTGTTCAAGGGCATGAACATGATCCATTTGTTCTGGGACGGCACGCGATGGTGGATCATGCACATCATCTGGGACAATGAACGCGAGGGTGTGAGCCTGCCGGATGCTGATTGGTATGCGGATTAGGGGAGTGTCCGCCTAGTGCGAGAAATTTGGCGGGCCTGTGACTGTCCGCTTTGCGCCCAAAGCTGACGTTCATCTAGTTCTGAAATCGAATGTTAAAATTGCACGATTTCAAGGAAGAGTTGCCAAAATTTATCACCATAATCATCGTCAAAAAATCTCGAGCAGCACGACTGCGGCAGCTATGATGGCCACGATTATTACGCTTTTGCTGAATAGCGGGTTCTGCGATTGCCCTGCATCTTGGCTCAAATCGGTTTGGGATCCTTCCCTTGACTGCTCATGCCGAGCTGACGGAGGTTGAACTGGCGACGGGGGTTCTGCGTGTGCTCGGTCCGAAATCTCACGCTTAGCTGGGGAGGAATGGGACGGTGCAGGTGCGGCTGCCTCGTCGCGTTCGGACACTTTGAACTGCCCCTTGATCTTATTGATCATCCGCTGGATGGTCTGGTCTTTGCCGTCAAACCAATCAACCCATTGATAGTCGTTCAGCCAATAAGCGAGGCCATCAGCATCGGCCTCTTCGAGCCGGACCGGATAGATAAATTTGTCCTCATTTTCCGCCATCATTAGCTCACGCTTCACATGGCGCGATTGATCGGACTGAGCACAAAATAAAAGGATGATCAGGTCGGATTTGCGGACCTGTTCGATGATGGCTTTGTCAAAGGGGCGGCCCGGGTCGATGTCGTCGGGAGCCATCCAGCCGCTGATACCGTTGGTGTCGAGCATCCGCTTTAGTTGGCGCGCCGTTTCAACCTGCGAGCTATGATGGCTGATAAATGCCTTGGGGCGCACAATGGCGGTATCATCGTGTTTCCCGTTCATTGCTGTTTATCCCACAGAAGTATGATCATGATTGTACGATCAGCAGGAAGATATGCAACATTTACCTGTTTAGTATGTCTCACGCCCACTAATGTCTGCCAATACCTTTCGCTTTCAGCCAAGCGGGGAACGACCGCTCTGCGCCCACTGCAGACATTACCACACCATTGTGCGGCGCGTTACTCGCCGGCTGGCTGTCCGTCGGGCGTGAAGCCGGTCGCCTTGACGACTACTGAATGTCCGCCACCCATTGCGTCCCTGATCGTAACCGCCAGGTTCGGGCGGTAACTCTCACCCTGTCCCGTAATCCTCATTTCGCTGATTCCCATATCCTGCCCGCGAAATGCGTCTTCGTAGAATGCCAACAGATCCATCGATGATATGGCATCATCCACCTGATAGCTGACATAGGGCGTGTTGCCCTCGTCATTTGCGTTGAGCGTATCGGTCCGCGCCTCGGGATGAATGGGAATCGTGGCAGTGATACCGCTGGTCAGATTGGCATTGAAGCTCTCATCATCCGCGCGATAGGCGTTCACGATATTGCCGTTGATCCCGATCCGTTGGCCGCTCGCGGTGCGGATGCCGGCTGAGATCACCCGCATGCTGCCGCTTTGGGTAATATAGTCGCCATAGAATTGCGCGATTTCCAGCTTGGATGCGTTCGACTGATATTCGTAGCTGTCGCGGAAGACCGCATGCTCTTCGGCTGTGCTTTCGTCCGCATCGGGAAACAGCGGCGCGCCATGCGGCAAGAAACTATATTCGGGCGCCTCCTCTTCTATCGCTTCGGGCGCGTCGGTCTGCGCCGCTTCGTCCTGTGCCTCGCTACCACACGCACAGAGCGCCATCGCAGCGCCGAGCAATATCAATGTCTTTGTCATAAAACCCCCTGATTACCCTATTGGCTGAGGGAGTTGAGCGTAACTGCGCGGTGATAGCAAGGGCGAGCCTGCTGCACTGGCCGGTGAGTTCGGAGGCGGCCATCTTCTTTACCAACGAATGTCCGCATTCCACCCAAAGTGGACATGACACACCGGCCTTATGCTCAGCGCTATCGGCAATCTTGCCGGAAGCCAGTTGAGACGTGACTCATCATCGCGAGGATCATCAATGCCCGCGCGCGCGATCTGGTAGGTGAAAACGACCCGACTGCCTGCATTCATCAACAAGAATTTTAGCCAGGCCGACAAATAGCCGACGGGTCCTCGCCAAGATCTTCATTGCCAATAGCAATCAGCTGGCGTGTTTCGGCCACCGGCGCGTTGTACGAATAACCACTGTGCACGGTTGCGGTCATGCTGAAGACATTGATGGAGATGCTTGGTGAAGGAGAAGGGCCGCGCCTGCGGGCAAGCATGGTCAGATTGCCGAAATCGCGGTTCCACTCCTGATAGTAAGAGCAGCCATTTTCATCGGATACATCGACCCATGTCGCGCTGGTGAGCCTTCGAAACTGACCACCTTCATAGTCAATGGTCGTCATCTCGGTCGCGGTCATATCGCGTCTTTGCGATGCCGTTTCCCATGCGAATTCAGGCGTGGTTGTGATGATTGGATAAAATTGGTCGACAACGCCGTTCAGGCTGAAGATCAAAAAGGATCGATTATCAAGCTCAACCAGAGCGTAGACTTGATTTGCTTCATTAAAGGCGAGCAGATGGTTTTCGCTGCTGCCGACGACGTCATAGGCAGGCACCGCATTGCTGGCGAATCCATCTCCGTGGCCGGGTAAGTAGCGCCATTGGGTAGCCGATATCCGAGAGAATATTCCGTTGCGAGTATGAATGGTCTCCAGGGGAAAATCACCAGATACACCTCCCGAAACCGGTACGGAAACCGGGTCGGGCGGATCGTTGCAATCGCGCATTGGATCCAAATCCCGCTCTGCCGATGCGTCTGTCAGGGTATGGAAACGGATCAGCGATCTCTCGCCGGCGTTCAGCAGCCCGGCGCGCATAGACAGAGCGTTGACATCGATTGTCAGGACACTGTCATCCTCTTCGTTCCATATCGATAAATGGGATCCATCCTCGCCCCAATATCGATAGGTCGAGCACTGCCCATCATCGTCTCGCCTAATCCATCGACCATAAAGGCTACGACGCAATTGTCCGCCTTCGAAATTCACTGTTTGGAGCGCGTCCATATCAATGCGCGCCTGTGTGAGCATATCGACAGGAGACTGTGCGTTCGCGGGCATTGTCCAAGCGCCCAACATGGCCGCTAGCAGCACTCCCCATTGCGGCCTGCGATCGCGCCCGCGGTTTATCGTCAGAAATGTCATGCTGCCCCCATGTAAAGCGCATCTACAGCAGGGCTGGGCCAGGAACACCAGAAATGATTTCAGCTGGTTCGCCACGGTCACTGGAAACGTCCGCTTTCGGCCAGAAACGGACATGCGGGCAATTGGATGGCTATTGTTTGGGTCGGTAAAGCCCGTGCCGCTGGTCCCTGCGCTGGCGGCTAGCGATATCAGGCTGCGCCGGAATGACGACGGGTGGTGGTCGGGATATTCGCAAATTTGCACCGAATCTTTGTATTTTTCGGCTATTCAATCAGCTGGGCGTTACTTGGGGCGCGACAGGCGAGGGTGAGGAATGGCGAGTTTCATTCTGACATTGACGGCAGAGGATCGTGTGGGGCTGGTGGCTGCGGTGACCGGATTCCTCGCCGATCATGACGGCTTCATTCTCGACAGCCAGCAATATGCCGATCTGGAAACCGGGCGGTTCTTCATGCGGGTCGAGTTCCAGGCGGCGGGAGTGAAATTTCCCGGATCGCTTGATGCTCTCAAAACGGCTTTTGCGAATGTTGCGAGCGTCCATCATCTCGACTGGCAGCTCAATGCCGGGAACGCACCGCCATCGATTGTCATTGCCGTGTCCAGGGCGAGCCATTGCCTCAACGATTTGCTGCATCGCTGGCATACCGGAACGCTGCCGGTGAATATTGCGGCGGTCGTCTCCAACCATGAAACATGCCGATCGCTGACCGAATGGCATGATGTGCCGTTTCATTATCTGCCGGTGTCGGACGATAACCGGGCTGCGCAGGAGGCGCAGATACGATCGATCATGGATGCAGCGGGGGCCGAGACGCTGGTGCTCGCCCGCTATATGCAAATTCTCTCGGCCGACATGGTCGGTCAGCTGGCCGGCTGCTGCGTCAATATCCATCACAGCTTCCTGCCCGGCTTTAGAGGCGCGCGGCCCTATCACCGGGCATTTGAGCGCGGTGTGAAGCTGATCGGGGCGACCGCGCATTTCGTGACCGCCGATCTCGACGAGGGGCCGATCATCGAACAGGCGGTCGAACGGGTCGATCATCGTGCCAGTGTTGAGGACATGATCCGGATCGGCCGCGATATCGAGGCCCAGGTGTTGGCGCGGTCGGTGAAGTGGATCGGTGAGCGGCGGCTGTTGCTCAACGGCATGCGGACCGTGGTGTTCCGCTAATCCTGTCGCGAGGGAGGGCCAGGTTGACGCTAGTGCGTGCTGGGTTCGTGATGCAATGCGCGCAAAAACATGCTATGCGAGTCGCACCACTCGGGGATAAATGCCCGGGCGAATTGACGGGAGCCAAAGCTACCCGCCCAGCCTCCTCGCTCGCCACTCGGCGATGTGGAGAGGTTTCCGTTTAGGGGTTGGAATTGCTGGCTATTGCACGCGGTAGATGGTGCTGAATTCGCCCGCTGGCGTGCCCCAGAGCTGATTGCCTTCCAGATCGAAACCGCGTTCGGCTTCGTAGAGCGCATCGCCGGTGAGCCGGGTTTCCGAACCGATGCGGATCTCGGTCTGGCGGCGCTGCGAATAGATAGTGCAGCTGTTAGGATCGACGCGGCCGACCCAGCTGCCGCCGTCGCGCTCTGCATCGAACCGCCAATGCTGTTCGCAGCCTTGATTGAGGAGTGCGGTTACGTCCGCTGCGCTGAGCGCGTTGAGGGCGGTCGCGTCGTCGGGGGCGCTGGCGAAGCGTTCGGGTTCGGCGATTGTGTAGGTGATCTGCGCGACGGAACCGTCCGGCCGGTCAACAAGCTGCAGCACGCGCTGGCGATAGACCTGCATCTCTGCGCCCTGGTTGCGCTGGAAGTATATCCACTCGCCATCGCCGAGCGGCGGTATCGCGGTGCGAAAATCGGCAAAGGCTGTACCCGGCGCATCGGCGCGTGTGGCAAAGGTACCGGTCATCGCCGCGGCCAGCTCTACGGCGCGAGAATCCCCGTTTTCCGCGGCGCTCGGCGTCGATAGGAGAATTCCAACAGCAAACAGGGTGGTAGCGACTTTCATCCGGACCTTCTCCCGCGCGCCTTGGCTGCGGTCAAGTCAGGCTGCAGATGTGATTTACTGTGGAAATCGCCCTCGCCGCTGCTGCGTCCCACTGCTACTCCGCGACCCATGACGACCGATACCGTTGACATGCCAGAGCCCGACGATCCGCTCGACCGGATCAAGGATGCTCCGTTCGATGAGGCGATCTCCGAACGCTATCTCGTCTATGCATTGTCGACGATTACGGCGCGCTCGTTACCCGACCTGCGCGATGGCCTGAAGCCGGTGCATCGAAGGCTGTTATGGGCGATGCGTTTGCTGAAGCTTGAACCGTCATCGGGTTACAAGAAATGCGCCCGCGTCGTCGGCGATGTCATCGGCAAATATCACCCACATGGCGATCAGAGCGTTTACGATGCGATGGTCCGGCTCGCCCAGCCATTTTCGATGCGGTATCCGCTGGTCGACGGGCAGGGTAATTTCGGCAATATCGATGGCGATAACGCTGCGGCCATGCGCTACACAGA from Parasphingopyxis sp. CP4 harbors:
- a CDS encoding queuosine precursor transporter, with protein sequence MSDAVTAPSGIERIDASDLGGRRMRYFDFVMVAFVVILLLSNVIGAGKVANVDLPLIGAYAFGAGILFFPLSYVIGDVLTEVYGYARARRCIWAGFVAMLFMALMATIVVAMPPDESWTGQAAYEQVFGQVPRIVFASIIAFWAGEFVNSYVMARMKVWTQGKHLWSRTIGSTVFGQGVDSLIFYPLAFWGVWTNELVITVMITNWLLKVAWEALLTPVTYVVVGWLKRREGLDVYDAHTGFTPFKTSI
- the purQ gene encoding phosphoribosylformylglycinamidine synthase subunit PurQ, whose protein sequence is MQSAVIVFPGSNCDRDMAVALEDATGAKPHMVWHRETELPDGLGLIALPGGFSYGDYLRSGAIGANSPIMREVKAAADRGVAVLGVCNGFQLLTEAGLLPGALLRNAGIDFVCRDVALTVSSSQTAFTSHYQADEAITIPVAHHDGNYFADDATLDRLEGDGRVAFRYGETVNGSARDIAGIVNEAGNVLGMMPHPERMIEAAHGGSDGKRMFDGLVEALG
- the purS gene encoding phosphoribosylformylglycinamidine synthase subunit PurS, with translation MKTRIHVTLKNGVLDPQGKAIHHALETLGFDGVNDVRQGKLIELDLDDTVSDADIEAMCRKLLANMVIENFEIERDAA
- the purC gene encoding phosphoribosylaminoimidazolesuccinocarboxamide synthase, coding for MTRRRQIYEGKAKILYEGPEPGTIIQYFKDDATAFNNQKKGTINGKGVLNNRISEHIFTRLGHIGVPHHFIRRLNMREQLVRQVEIVPIEVIVRNVAAGSLTKRLGVEEGTPLPRTLIEYCYKDDALGDPLIAEEHIACFGWASPDEMNEIAEMAIRVNDFMCGMFAGINIRLVDFKLEFGRIWDGDYSRLLLADEISPDGCRLWDFDSDEKLDKDRFRRDLGGEVEAYQEVARRLGLLPEDAENEVLDLEQHRKKRGK
- a CDS encoding LysR substrate-binding domain-containing protein produces the protein MRDLPPLAAIRVFEAAARHENFTTAAEELGMSQAAVSYQIKSLEAWLGLPLFRRERGRVMLSEDAVPLATQTSAAFDLLNEAVARIREEDESMLTISSYGTFSNRWLAPRLGQFQLDQSDLAVRLDVNDGLVDFARDDADVAIRIGRGDWPGLYSRFLMRVQYAPMASPGFVKQFGPFDGPESIMASRILSPDDRWWINWSRHFGIPDTPPSPAIRLDSQMIEGSAALAGQGIAMLDLALWNNELTDGRLVRLGPAIYGNSSVWVVCPDHLRNQSKIKLFRDWLIAEAKAHPLRSIIRLDPGDPRREVALPD
- a CDS encoding toll/interleukin-1 receptor domain-containing protein, coding for MLDTNGISGWMAPDDIDPGRPFDKAIIEQVRKSDLIILLFCAQSDQSRHVKRELMMAENEDKFIYPVRLEEADADGLAYWLNDYQWVDWFDGKDQTIQRMINKIKGQFKVSERDEAAAPAPSHSSPAKREISDRAHAEPPSPVQPPSARHEQSREGSQTDLSQDAGQSQNPLFSKSVIIVAIIAAAVVLLEIF
- the purU gene encoding formyltetrahydrofolate deformylase — translated: MASFILTLTAEDRVGLVAAVTGFLADHDGFILDSQQYADLETGRFFMRVEFQAAGVKFPGSLDALKTAFANVASVHHLDWQLNAGNAPPSIVIAVSRASHCLNDLLHRWHTGTLPVNIAAVVSNHETCRSLTEWHDVPFHYLPVSDDNRAAQEAQIRSIMDAAGAETLVLARYMQILSADMVGQLAGCCVNIHHSFLPGFRGARPYHRAFERGVKLIGATAHFVTADLDEGPIIEQAVERVDHRASVEDMIRIGRDIEAQVLARSVKWIGERRLLLNGMRTVVFR
- a CDS encoding chromophore lyase CpcT/CpeT; the protein is MKVATTLFAVGILLSTPSAAENGDSRAVELAAAMTGTFATRADAPGTAFADFRTAIPPLGDGEWIYFQRNQGAEMQVYRQRVLQLVDRPDGSVAQITYTIAEPERFASAPDDATALNALSAADVTALLNQGCEQHWRFDAERDGGSWVGRVDPNSCTIYSQRRQTEIRIGSETRLTGDALYEAERGFDLEGNQLWGTPAGEFSTIYRVQ